A window of Amycolatopsis australiensis contains these coding sequences:
- a CDS encoding GntR family transcriptional regulator, with amino-acid sequence MIEFVLDGRSKVATYMQLVVQVKQALRVGLLRPGDQLPKVRDVAQALAINPNTVLKAYRELVLEGLAEGRPGVGTFVTGSLAGPSLGSQARLRDELVAWLERAEAAGMSADDIAALFETTLRGAPVPRDLA; translated from the coding sequence GTGATCGAGTTCGTGCTGGACGGCCGTTCCAAGGTCGCCACGTACATGCAGCTCGTCGTGCAGGTGAAGCAGGCGCTGCGGGTCGGCCTGCTGCGCCCCGGCGACCAGCTGCCGAAGGTGCGGGACGTGGCCCAGGCACTGGCGATCAACCCGAACACCGTGCTCAAGGCCTATCGCGAGCTGGTGCTGGAGGGGCTCGCCGAGGGCAGGCCGGGGGTGGGCACGTTCGTCACCGGCAGCCTGGCCGGCCCTTCGCTGGGGAGCCAGGCGCGGCTGCGCGACGAGCTGGTGGCCTGGCTGGAGCGCGCCGAAGCCGCGGGGATGTCGGCCGACGACATCGCCGCCCTGTTCGAGACCACGTTGCGCGGTGCCCCGGTGCCGCGCGACCTTGCGTAG
- a CDS encoding ABC transporter permease subunit, translating to MIWLTWRQHRRQALFTLAALGVLAAIMVPTGLAMHAKYDSLGLAACRAALGSASTVTQTDAVARCESLGHQFQQQFNGMVFVAVLFVVLPVLVGVFFGAPLVAREVEQGTHRLVWTQGVSRLRWALAKFGLVGAITGVLAVGYALGVSWWFQPLVSASTGRLTYLSFDVQGVVPIAYTLFALALGVFAGTFWRKVLPAMGIALVGFAAVRVAIEVLARPRYLPARTLTFSPSGNQTPNPASGDWVMSQGVRDAAGELVLPDAQIGPCPPSGGCGDGGGAGPGAYNWLQYQPGDRFWTFQGIETGIFVLLTAALVYFALRRLRTLA from the coding sequence ATGATCTGGCTGACCTGGCGCCAGCACCGCAGGCAGGCGCTGTTCACCCTCGCCGCCCTCGGCGTGCTCGCCGCGATCATGGTGCCCACGGGCCTGGCGATGCACGCGAAGTACGACAGCCTCGGCCTGGCCGCCTGCCGGGCCGCGCTCGGCAGCGCGTCGACGGTCACGCAGACCGACGCCGTCGCGCGCTGCGAAAGCCTCGGCCACCAGTTCCAGCAGCAGTTCAACGGCATGGTGTTCGTCGCCGTCCTGTTCGTGGTGCTGCCGGTGCTGGTCGGCGTGTTCTTCGGCGCGCCGCTGGTCGCCCGCGAGGTCGAGCAGGGCACCCACCGTCTCGTGTGGACGCAGGGCGTGAGCAGGCTGCGCTGGGCGCTGGCGAAGTTCGGCCTGGTCGGCGCGATCACCGGGGTGCTGGCGGTCGGGTACGCGCTCGGCGTGTCCTGGTGGTTCCAGCCGCTGGTCTCGGCGAGCACCGGACGGCTGACCTACCTGTCGTTCGACGTCCAGGGAGTCGTCCCGATCGCGTACACGCTGTTCGCGCTCGCGCTGGGCGTCTTCGCGGGCACGTTCTGGCGGAAGGTGCTCCCCGCCATGGGGATCGCGCTGGTGGGCTTCGCCGCGGTCCGCGTCGCGATCGAGGTCCTGGCCCGGCCGCGGTACCTCCCCGCGCGGACCCTGACCTTCTCACCGTCGGGCAACCAGACACCGAACCCGGCGTCGGGGGACTGGGTGATGTCCCAGGGTGTCCGCGACGCGGCGGGCGAGCTGGTGCTGCCGGACGCGCAGATCGGCCCCTGCCCGCCGAGCGGCGGCTGCGGCGACGGCGGCGGCGCCGGACCCGGCGCGTACAACTGGCTTCAGTACCAGCCGGGGGACCGGTTCTGGACGTTCCAGGGCATCGAGACGGGCATCTTCGTCCTGCTGACGGCGGCACTGGTGTACTTCGCCCTCCGCCGGCTGCGCACCCTCGCCTGA
- a CDS encoding DeoR/GlpR family DNA-binding transcription regulator, which translates to MKSAERQRIIVERLRGTDQVAVAELAAATGASEMTVRRDLDQLAARGVLRRVHGGAVPASPSGIEPPFAARATAAIAAKRAIAAAAAELVRDGETIVLDGGTTALELARLLRGRAVTVMPLSLHAVRELADAPGVRLLLPGGEPRPGEQSLTGPLTLASLRALRFDVAVLSPCAFDVRSGLTAFDLGDAEVKQTALAVAARAIVLADGAKWGRAALAHVCAADRADVVITDPGAPEDQRAALAEHGVLVHVAVPTESR; encoded by the coding sequence GTGAAGAGTGCGGAACGGCAGCGGATCATCGTGGAGCGGCTGCGCGGCACCGACCAGGTGGCGGTCGCGGAGCTGGCGGCGGCGACCGGCGCGTCGGAGATGACCGTGCGCCGCGACCTCGATCAGCTGGCCGCCCGGGGCGTGCTGCGGCGCGTGCACGGCGGCGCGGTCCCGGCGTCGCCGTCGGGGATCGAGCCGCCGTTCGCGGCGCGGGCGACGGCCGCGATCGCGGCGAAGCGGGCCATCGCGGCCGCGGCGGCGGAGCTGGTCCGCGACGGCGAAACCATCGTCCTCGACGGCGGCACCACGGCGCTGGAACTGGCGCGGCTGCTGCGCGGGCGCGCGGTCACCGTGATGCCGCTGTCGCTGCACGCGGTCCGCGAGCTGGCCGACGCACCGGGCGTGCGGCTGCTGCTGCCCGGCGGCGAGCCGAGGCCGGGGGAGCAGTCCCTGACCGGGCCGCTGACGCTGGCTTCGCTGCGGGCGCTGCGATTCGACGTCGCCGTGCTGAGCCCGTGCGCGTTCGATGTCCGTTCCGGACTGACCGCCTTCGACCTCGGCGACGCCGAGGTCAAGCAGACGGCCCTGGCGGTGGCGGCGCGGGCGATCGTGCTCGCCGACGGCGCCAAGTGGGGCCGGGCCGCGCTCGCCCACGTCTGCGCCGCCGACCGGGCCGACGTGGTGATCACCGACCCTGGCGCACCCGAAGACCAGCGCGCGGCGCTGGCCGAACACGGCGTGCTGGTGCACGTCGCCGTCCCCACGGAGAGCCGATGA
- a CDS encoding SAM-dependent methyltransferase, with product MSETLSPSQIPVGVDPERPSIARIYDGFLGGSNFYEVDRVVMDKIRTAVPEAVDIARGNRGFHNRALRMLATQTKIRQYVDCGSGLPTAENTHQIVQRIDKDNTVVYVDNDPVVLAHGRALLVENDFTHMVEADIFEPQQVLGNEQVLQHVDFAEPVALLHVGTMHHFEGDGAVDVMREYIDALAPGSYVVLSHFFDPEIPELTAIAKRIEQILVQGPLGAGRFRTRAEIEAMLPGLEFLQPNATSEPGLAVCDEWWPDGPRLTPLSGSAKCVAGIVGVKR from the coding sequence ATGTCCGAGACCCTGTCCCCGAGCCAGATCCCCGTGGGCGTCGACCCCGAGCGGCCGAGCATCGCGCGCATCTACGACGGGTTCCTCGGCGGCAGCAACTTCTACGAGGTCGACCGCGTGGTGATGGACAAGATCCGCACGGCGGTCCCCGAGGCGGTCGACATCGCCCGCGGCAACCGCGGCTTCCACAACCGCGCGCTGCGGATGCTCGCGACCCAGACGAAGATCCGCCAGTACGTCGACTGCGGGTCCGGGCTGCCGACGGCGGAGAACACGCACCAGATCGTCCAGCGCATCGACAAGGACAACACGGTCGTCTACGTCGACAACGACCCCGTGGTCCTCGCGCACGGCCGGGCGCTGCTGGTGGAGAACGACTTCACGCACATGGTCGAGGCGGACATCTTCGAGCCGCAGCAGGTGCTCGGCAACGAGCAGGTGCTCCAGCACGTCGACTTCGCGGAGCCGGTCGCGCTGCTGCACGTCGGCACGATGCACCACTTCGAGGGCGACGGCGCGGTCGACGTCATGCGCGAGTACATCGACGCGCTGGCCCCGGGCTCGTACGTGGTGCTGTCGCACTTCTTCGACCCCGAGATCCCGGAGCTGACCGCGATCGCCAAGCGCATCGAGCAGATCCTGGTGCAGGGCCCGCTCGGCGCCGGCCGGTTCCGCACCCGCGCGGAGATCGAAGCCATGCTGCCGGGCCTGGAGTTCCTCCAGCCGAACGCCACGTCGGAGCCGGGCCTGGCGGTGTGCGACGAGTGGTGGCCGGACGGGCCCCGCCTGACGCCCCTGTCCGGGTCGGCCAAGTGCGTGGCGGGGATCGTCGGCGTCAAGCGCTGA
- a CDS encoding ABC transporter ATP-binding protein, with amino-acid sequence MELAIEARALGKRYGRTWALRDCTLDVPAGRIAALVGPNGAGKTTLLHLAVGLSRPDAGEVRVFGHDPRSVLADVGFVAQDTPLYRDFTAAELVTMGGKLNRRRWDAALARERLAMLGIPPGKPVGQLSGGQRAQVALALALAKRPRLLLLDEPIASLDPLARREFMQALMGAVAESETTVLLSSHLLADLERSCDYVVVLQQSRVQLAGPVDELLDTHRTLVGPRAGSESIAGVAKVVRASHTERQSTLLVRRGGGPVDPLWTEHDVTLEDLVLAHLAEAGPRVAASAWGVPA; translated from the coding sequence ATGGAGCTGGCCATCGAGGCCCGGGCGCTGGGCAAGCGCTACGGGCGCACGTGGGCTCTGCGGGACTGCACGCTGGACGTGCCTGCCGGGCGGATCGCCGCGCTGGTCGGCCCGAACGGCGCGGGCAAGACGACGTTGCTGCACCTGGCCGTCGGGCTGTCGCGGCCCGACGCGGGCGAGGTGCGCGTGTTCGGCCACGACCCGCGGTCGGTGCTCGCCGACGTCGGGTTCGTCGCCCAGGACACCCCGCTGTACCGGGACTTCACCGCCGCGGAGCTGGTCACCATGGGCGGCAAGCTCAACCGCCGCCGCTGGGACGCCGCGCTGGCCCGTGAGCGCCTCGCCATGCTCGGCATTCCGCCGGGCAAACCGGTCGGGCAGCTCTCCGGCGGGCAGCGGGCGCAGGTCGCGCTGGCGCTGGCCCTGGCCAAACGCCCGCGGCTGTTGCTGCTCGACGAGCCCATCGCGAGCCTCGACCCGTTGGCGCGCCGGGAGTTCATGCAGGCGCTGATGGGCGCGGTCGCCGAAAGCGAGACGACCGTGCTGCTGTCCTCGCACCTGCTGGCCGACCTCGAACGCAGCTGCGACTACGTCGTCGTCCTGCAGCAGTCCCGCGTCCAGCTCGCCGGTCCGGTCGACGAGCTGCTCGACACCCATCGGACGCTCGTCGGCCCGCGGGCCGGCAGCGAGTCCATCGCCGGGGTGGCGAAGGTGGTCCGCGCGAGCCACACCGAACGCCAGTCGACCCTGCTGGTCCGCCGCGGCGGCGGGCCTGTCGATCCACTGTGGACGGAGCATGACGTGACACTGGAGGACCTGGTGCTGGCGCACCTGGCGGAGGCCGGGCCGCGTGTCGCCGCGTCCGCGTGGGGGGTGCCGGCATGA
- a CDS encoding Lrp/AsnC family transcriptional regulator encodes MTEEPLDATDHEILGLLREDARRTLSDIAGRVTLSTAAVKRRIDRLRETGVITGFTVQVDHAKLGWGIEAFTELRFVGNTKVDEILRTTTRMPEAQAVFTIAGDPDALVWLRVRDMAHLQKTIDEIRRHHQVTGTKTLIALESWSRGS; translated from the coding sequence ATGACCGAAGAGCCGCTCGACGCGACCGACCACGAGATCCTCGGCCTGCTGCGCGAGGACGCCCGCCGGACGCTGTCGGACATCGCCGGCCGCGTCACCCTGTCGACGGCCGCGGTCAAGCGCCGCATCGACCGGCTGCGCGAGACCGGCGTGATCACCGGGTTCACCGTGCAGGTCGACCACGCGAAGCTCGGCTGGGGCATCGAGGCGTTCACCGAGCTGCGGTTCGTCGGCAACACGAAGGTCGACGAAATCCTGCGCACCACCACCCGGATGCCGGAGGCGCAGGCGGTGTTCACGATCGCCGGCGACCCGGACGCCCTGGTGTGGCTGCGCGTGCGGGACATGGCCCACCTGCAGAAGACGATCGACGAGATCCGCCGGCACCACCAGGTGACCGGCACGAAGACGCTGATCGCGCTCGAATCCTGGTCGCGGGGGAGCTGA
- a CDS encoding thiamine pyrophosphate-binding protein, which translates to MNVAELVGRTLAGLGAGTAFGVVGSGNFEVTNALRAGGVRFVAARHEGGAASMADAYARMSGQVSVLSLHQGCGLTNAVTGITEAAKSRTPMLVLTADSAAASVLSNFRIDQDGLAAAVGAVPERVHSAASAVADTVRAFRTARQQRRTVVLNLPLDVQAQPAPSPPESLPEVAGPAPVRPDASAVTALAALLDAAERPVFIAGRGARGSAAPLRELASRCGALPATSAVAHGLFAGDPFALGISGGFASPVAAELIVGADLVVGWGCALNTWTTRHGKLLSPHAKLAQVDLEQGALGAHRPIDLGVTGDVGCTAADVAAVVRQRRGYRTGEVAARIAAGRWNDVAHDDLSRDGRIDPRTLSKLLDELLPAQRIVSVDSGNFMGYPSAYLSVPDEAGFCFTQAFQSIGLGLGTAIGAALARPDRLPVLGTGDGGFHMALSELDTAVRLGLPLVVIVYNDAAYGAEVHHFGDADMTTVRFPDSDVAAIARGFGADGITVRSAEDLFAVREWLAGPRDAPLVIDAKIADDGGSWWLAEAFRH; encoded by the coding sequence GTGAACGTCGCCGAGCTCGTCGGCCGCACGCTGGCCGGCCTCGGCGCCGGCACGGCCTTCGGCGTGGTCGGCAGCGGCAACTTCGAGGTGACGAACGCGCTGCGCGCGGGCGGCGTCCGGTTCGTCGCCGCCCGCCACGAGGGCGGCGCGGCGAGCATGGCCGACGCGTACGCGCGGATGAGCGGGCAGGTGTCGGTGCTGTCGCTGCACCAGGGGTGCGGGCTGACCAACGCCGTCACCGGGATCACCGAGGCGGCCAAGAGCCGGACGCCGATGCTCGTGCTCACCGCCGACTCCGCGGCCGCGTCGGTGCTGTCGAACTTCCGGATCGACCAGGACGGGCTCGCCGCGGCGGTCGGCGCGGTGCCGGAGCGCGTGCACTCGGCCGCGAGCGCGGTCGCCGACACCGTGCGGGCCTTCCGGACCGCGCGGCAGCAGCGCCGGACCGTGGTGCTGAACCTGCCGCTCGACGTCCAGGCCCAGCCCGCGCCGTCGCCGCCGGAGTCCCTGCCGGAGGTCGCGGGGCCGGCGCCGGTCCGGCCGGACGCGTCGGCCGTGACGGCGCTGGCGGCCCTGCTCGACGCCGCCGAGCGGCCCGTGTTCATCGCCGGCCGCGGCGCCCGTGGCAGCGCCGCACCGTTGCGGGAGCTGGCTTCGCGGTGCGGCGCGTTGCCGGCGACGTCGGCGGTCGCGCACGGGCTGTTCGCCGGCGACCCGTTCGCCCTCGGCATCTCCGGCGGGTTCGCGTCCCCGGTGGCGGCAGAGCTGATCGTGGGCGCCGACCTCGTCGTCGGCTGGGGGTGCGCGCTGAACACGTGGACCACGCGGCACGGGAAGCTGCTCAGCCCGCACGCAAAACTCGCGCAGGTCGACCTCGAGCAGGGCGCGCTCGGCGCGCACCGGCCGATCGACCTCGGCGTCACCGGGGACGTCGGCTGCACGGCCGCGGACGTCGCGGCGGTGGTGCGGCAGCGGCGGGGCTACCGGACCGGCGAGGTCGCCGCGCGCATCGCGGCCGGGCGCTGGAACGACGTCGCCCACGACGACCTCTCGCGCGACGGGCGGATCGACCCGCGCACGCTGAGCAAGCTGCTCGACGAGCTGCTGCCCGCGCAGCGGATCGTCTCCGTCGACTCGGGCAACTTCATGGGCTACCCGAGCGCCTACCTGTCGGTGCCCGACGAAGCGGGTTTCTGCTTCACGCAGGCGTTCCAGAGCATCGGGCTCGGACTGGGAACCGCGATCGGCGCGGCGCTCGCCCGCCCGGACCGCCTGCCGGTGCTGGGCACCGGCGACGGCGGGTTCCACATGGCACTGTCCGAACTGGACACGGCGGTCCGGCTCGGCCTGCCACTGGTGGTGATCGTCTACAACGACGCGGCGTACGGCGCGGAGGTCCACCACTTCGGCGACGCCGACATGACGACGGTCCGCTTCCCCGACTCCGACGTGGCCGCGATCGCCCGCGGCTTCGGCGCGGACGGCATCACCGTGCGGTCCGCCGAAGACCTGTTCGCGGTGCGGGAATGGCTGGCCGGCCCGCGAGACGCACCGCTGGTGATCGACGCGAAGATCGCCGACGACGGCGGGTCGTGGTGGCTCGCGGAGGCCTTCCGGCACTGA
- a CDS encoding cyclase family protein produces the protein MSLLDGLSKAIAGGAIEIVDLTAPLSAATPILQLPEPFANTIPFRLEEISRYDERGPRWYWNDIHTGEHTGTHLDVPVHWVSGKDGHDVSQVPLRTLVAPAVVLDFSAQAAENPDFLLSVDDVRAWTAEHGPLPDGGWLLYRTGWDTRSHDQAEFLNADDTGSHTPGVSPECARWLAEQTPITGLGVETVGTDAGQAPGLEPMFPCHELLLGAGKHGLTQLQNLAALPPTGTLLLVSPLPIVGGSGSPARVLALVER, from the coding sequence ATGTCGTTGTTGGACGGGCTGAGCAAGGCGATCGCGGGCGGCGCGATCGAGATCGTCGACCTGACCGCTCCGCTGAGCGCGGCGACGCCGATCCTGCAGCTGCCGGAGCCGTTCGCCAACACGATCCCGTTCCGGCTGGAGGAGATCAGCCGCTACGACGAGCGCGGCCCGCGGTGGTACTGGAACGACATCCACACCGGCGAGCACACCGGCACCCACCTGGACGTCCCGGTGCACTGGGTGTCCGGGAAGGACGGCCACGACGTCTCGCAGGTGCCGCTCAGGACACTCGTGGCGCCCGCGGTGGTCCTCGACTTCTCCGCGCAGGCGGCGGAAAACCCGGACTTCCTGCTGTCGGTCGACGACGTGCGCGCCTGGACGGCCGAGCACGGCCCGCTGCCCGACGGCGGCTGGCTGCTCTACCGCACCGGCTGGGACACGCGCAGCCACGACCAGGCCGAATTCCTCAACGCCGACGACACCGGCTCGCACACCCCCGGCGTCTCCCCCGAGTGCGCGCGGTGGCTGGCCGAGCAAACGCCGATCACCGGGCTGGGCGTCGAAACCGTCGGCACGGACGCCGGGCAGGCGCCCGGGCTCGAGCCGATGTTCCCGTGCCACGAGCTGCTGCTGGGCGCGGGCAAGCACGGGCTGACGCAGCTGCAGAACCTCGCCGCCCTGCCGCCGACCGGGACGCTGCTGCTCGTCTCGCCGCTGCCGATCGTCGGCGGGTCCGGCAGCCCGGCCCGGGTGCTGGCGCTGGTGGAACGGTGA
- a CDS encoding sugar phosphate isomerase/epimerase family protein — MSELSVQLYSVRDAFAADPADTLRRLAAIGFTRVEPYGVVENVEALRAGLPANGLSAPTAHARLVGADQHAVFAAAAELGIGLVIDPMVAPERWQDPADIAATADALNAAAEVAAGHGVRAGYHNHWWELQSRIDGRSALEVFAAQLDPAVALEVDTYWATAGGEDAPALLRRLGDRVRAIHVKDGGLATDATGQVPAGQGRVPVAEVLAAAPDALRVIEFDAFDGDLFEAIAASRAFLTGGAR, encoded by the coding sequence ATGAGCGAGCTTTCCGTGCAGCTGTACTCAGTCCGCGACGCCTTCGCGGCCGACCCCGCCGACACCCTGCGGCGGCTCGCCGCGATCGGCTTCACGCGGGTCGAGCCCTACGGCGTCGTCGAAAACGTCGAAGCGCTGCGGGCCGGGCTGCCCGCGAACGGCCTGAGCGCGCCGACCGCGCACGCGCGGCTCGTCGGCGCCGACCAGCACGCCGTGTTCGCCGCGGCGGCCGAGCTGGGCATCGGCCTGGTGATCGACCCGATGGTCGCGCCGGAGCGCTGGCAGGACCCCGCCGACATCGCGGCCACCGCGGACGCGCTCAACGCCGCCGCCGAGGTCGCGGCCGGGCACGGCGTGCGGGCCGGCTACCACAACCACTGGTGGGAGCTGCAGTCGCGGATCGACGGCCGCAGCGCGCTCGAGGTGTTCGCCGCGCAGCTCGACCCGGCCGTGGCGCTGGAGGTCGACACGTACTGGGCGACCGCGGGCGGCGAGGACGCGCCCGCCCTGCTGCGGCGGCTCGGCGACCGGGTCCGCGCGATCCACGTCAAGGACGGCGGGCTCGCCACCGACGCCACCGGCCAGGTCCCCGCCGGCCAGGGCCGCGTGCCGGTCGCCGAGGTGCTCGCCGCCGCGCCGGACGCGCTGCGCGTGATCGAGTTCGACGCCTTCGACGGCGACCTGTTCGAGGCCATCGCCGCCAGCCGCGCCTTCCTGACCGGCGGCGCGCGGTGA
- a CDS encoding TetR/AcrR family transcriptional regulator: MTGGYLKGRIRREDIITAAAAAYGELGYHGSSLREIAKRVGISHAGLLYYFPTKEALLAAVLERRDAEDSERERLTVPPGLEVLRHFVALAEHNVRHPGIVDLYSRLAAEAVAPDHPAHEYFVRHYRAARDGVRESFEALAARGELRPGVDPGTAALTFIALMDGLQVQWLTVPGDVDLVGSLRFYLQNLLTVPL; the protein is encoded by the coding sequence GTGACCGGGGGCTACCTGAAAGGCCGGATCCGCCGCGAGGACATCATCACCGCGGCGGCCGCGGCCTACGGCGAACTCGGCTACCACGGCTCGTCCCTGCGGGAGATCGCCAAGCGCGTCGGCATCTCCCACGCCGGCCTCCTGTACTACTTCCCCACCAAGGAGGCCCTGCTCGCGGCCGTGCTCGAACGGCGCGACGCGGAGGACTCCGAGCGCGAGCGGCTGACCGTGCCGCCCGGGCTCGAAGTCCTGCGCCACTTCGTCGCGCTGGCCGAGCACAACGTCCGCCACCCCGGCATCGTCGACCTGTACTCGCGGCTCGCCGCCGAAGCGGTCGCCCCGGACCACCCGGCGCACGAGTACTTCGTGCGCCACTACCGGGCCGCGCGCGACGGCGTGCGCGAGTCGTTCGAAGCCCTCGCCGCCCGCGGCGAGCTGCGTCCCGGGGTCGACCCCGGGACGGCGGCGCTGACGTTCATCGCGCTGATGGACGGCCTGCAGGTGCAGTGGCTGACCGTCCCCGGCGACGTCGACCTGGTCGGCTCGCTGCGCTTCTACCTGCAGAACCTGCTCACCGTCCCGCTCTAG
- a CDS encoding Gfo/Idh/MocA family protein produces MTGGPVGVGIVGAGVISGTYLENLTSFPDVRVLRVADLDTGRAAARAAEYGVPRPGTVAELLDDPEVEIVVNLTLPAAHVEVGLAALEAGKHVWAEKPLALDRQTGRKLLDRAREKGLRVASAPDTVLGAALQTARRAVDAGRIGRPLTALALFQVPGPEVWHPAPEFYFQAGGGPLLDMGPYYLTALVHLLGPVRRVTAAGARARDTRVIGSGPRAGTEFPVLVPTTVTALVEFERGSAQLVLSFDSALKRAGLVELTGTLGTAVLPDPNRFDPPTTLHLLGHDEPEELAPEGHPASRGTGTLELARAIRAGVPERASGELAYHVLDAMLAIDESLTGGRPVEVGSSADVPPLLPPGWDPYAKTL; encoded by the coding sequence GTGACCGGCGGGCCGGTCGGCGTCGGCATCGTCGGCGCCGGCGTCATCAGCGGCACGTACCTGGAGAACCTGACGAGCTTCCCGGACGTGCGCGTGCTGCGGGTCGCCGACCTCGACACCGGGCGCGCCGCGGCCCGCGCGGCCGAGTACGGCGTGCCGCGTCCGGGCACCGTGGCCGAGCTGCTGGACGACCCGGAAGTCGAGATCGTCGTCAACCTGACCCTGCCCGCGGCACACGTCGAGGTCGGGCTCGCCGCGCTGGAAGCGGGCAAGCACGTCTGGGCCGAGAAGCCGCTGGCCCTGGACCGCCAGACCGGCCGCAAGCTGCTCGACCGCGCCCGCGAGAAGGGCCTGCGCGTGGCGAGCGCGCCCGACACCGTGCTCGGCGCGGCGCTGCAGACCGCGCGGCGCGCCGTCGACGCGGGCCGGATCGGCCGTCCCCTCACCGCGCTGGCGCTGTTCCAGGTGCCGGGACCGGAGGTGTGGCACCCGGCGCCCGAGTTCTACTTCCAGGCGGGCGGCGGGCCGCTGCTCGACATGGGCCCGTACTACCTGACGGCGCTGGTGCACCTGCTCGGCCCGGTCCGGCGGGTCACCGCGGCCGGCGCGCGGGCGCGCGACACGCGCGTCATCGGCTCCGGGCCGCGGGCGGGCACGGAGTTCCCGGTGCTGGTGCCGACGACGGTCACCGCGCTCGTCGAGTTCGAACGCGGCTCCGCGCAGCTGGTCCTGAGCTTCGACTCGGCGCTCAAGCGCGCCGGGCTGGTCGAGCTGACCGGCACGCTCGGCACCGCCGTGCTGCCCGACCCCAACCGGTTCGACCCGCCGACCACGCTGCACCTGCTCGGCCACGACGAGCCGGAAGAGCTGGCGCCGGAAGGCCACCCGGCCTCGCGCGGCACCGGCACGCTGGAGCTGGCCAGGGCGATCCGGGCCGGGGTCCCGGAGCGAGCGTCCGGCGAGCTGGCCTACCACGTGCTCGACGCGATGCTGGCCATCGACGAGTCGCTCACCGGCGGCCGGCCGGTCGAGGTCGGCAGCAGCGCCGACGTCCCGCCGCTGCTGCCGCCGGGCTGGGACCCGTACGCGAAGACCCTCTAG